In Caloenas nicobarica isolate bCalNic1 chromosome 5, bCalNic1.hap1, whole genome shotgun sequence, a single genomic region encodes these proteins:
- the PIDD1 gene encoding p53-induced death domain-containing protein 1: protein MQKMAELLGLGDECGEGAPGAPALAGSCLADNRLNLDVYPDGCRWFLQLFERRRGEVVQVEFLRLSSNDHLLGTTLGILPHLKHLKSLVLKGGHARDEFGSCQHGSLTSLPPDVGNLRCLTHLDLSFNSLSTLPSCILHLPSLCVLVVSHNSLVALPKNFGSLSKLTFFSAMKNQLKDLPQSIGELAVLQDLDLSENALEFLPEEVGNLHNCTELDLSGNRLSSIPDSLANLKSLRRLHLHSNLLVTVPASLASLPNLSRLDLQNNCLRAVPPEIQTSPFVHLRGNPLGETEPSPQADESSAGGLRRLFLASGEDRFTVTSEGCKVVLACGIRFYFPPGAASDPLQIYFRTLAPDPQCVKLRHHDVLLSRVLELQPHGVKFQQKVQIWMPYASPQTLHQREVVVRTFSGQNWSDLSTRVKQKRKSKKHVAHCSVLHFSWFLVVSRLVQNECKVPTEGTLLFSSVDPNIKVIFPPGVTEETRNVKLQVLPISAEEIEEITADAGCRASPLLRLSQDSLVDFLRPVRIQLPLPPGVTGLNLDQSRLHLLRGDLEGKTWDDITSQVVLEFTHLYAIFEVTHFSWYWLWYTTKTYIGGIAKKVYERLRMYQVNFIALQRKKDPEQVLLQCVPKHKVDPVLKKLQDRYRGPEPSDMVEMFEGEQFFAAFERGISIDMDRPDCVDGRLSFIFYSHLKNMKEIYVTSPVDRKGQAVKGQVSFYRGAVPDSIPEDASRRRKGPDSLWLATLPIKLPRLKPRWGENLGPPNGFSFPPLNLGNAETGYLTQTNLLSIARRVGADWQTIGLNLGLTYQQIERIGYNNREDLDKQILDMLFSWAQQNSEDPDCVSKLITAMKESGRQDIADEVETIIELGQQKYRESIRRVGLEQESSTEDSA, encoded by the exons ATGCAGAagatggcagagctgctggggcttgGGGACGAGTGCGGGGAGGGGGCTCCGGGGGCTCCTGCTCTTGCTGGCTCCTGCCTTGCAGACAACAGACTGAACCTGGATGTTTATCCTGATGGCTGCCGCTGGTTCCTCCAGCTGTTCGAGAGGCGACGGGGAGAGGTGGTCCAGGTGGAGTTCCTCCGTCTCAGCAGCAACGATCACCTCCTTGGCACTACCCTGGGCATCCTTCCTCATCTGAAGCACCTGAAATCCCTGGTGCTCAAAG GTGGCCATGCCAGGGATGAGTTTGGTTCATGTCAGCATGGCTCCCTGACAAGCTTGCCACCAGATGTTGGGAACCTGAGGTGTCTCACCCACCTGGATCTCAGCTTCAACAGTCTCTCTACCTTGCCCAGCTGCATCCTCCACCTCCCTAGCCTCTGTGTGCTTGTGGTGAGCCACAACAGCCTGGTGGCACTCCCCAAGAACTTTGGCTCTCTGAGCAAGCTGACTTTCTTCTCTGCTATGAAAAATCAGCTGAAGGACTTACCTCAGAGCATTGGggagctggcagtgctgcaggacCTGGATCTCTCAGAAAATGCTTTGGAATTCCTTCCTGAAGAAGTTGGGAATCTGCACAACTGCACAGAGCTGGATCTCTCTGGGAATCGTTTATCGAGCATCCCAGATTCCTTAG CCAATTTGAAGTCTCTGCGGCGCCTGCATCTCCACAGCAATCTCCTGGTGACAGTCCCTGCCTCGCTTGCCAGCCTGCCCAACTTGTCTAGACTTGATCTGCAGAACAATTGCCTCCGTGCTGTcccccctgagatccagaccTCACCATTCGTGCACCTCCGAGGCAATCCCTTAGGAGAAACTGAGCCATCCCCACAGGCTG ATGAATCCAGTGCTGGAGGGCTACGAAGACTTTTCCTTGCATCAGGAGAGGACAG GTTTACTGTCACCTCTGAAGGCTGCAAAGTGGTCCTGGCCTGTGGCATCCGTTTCTACTTTCCACCGGGGGCTGCCTCTGACCCTCTACAGATTTACTTCCGAACCTTGGCACCAGACCCTCAGTGCGTAAAGCTGAGACACCATGATGTCCTGCTAAGTAGagtcctggagctgcagcctcacGGTGTCAAATTCCAGCAG AAGGTGCAGATCTGGATGCCATATGCCTCCCctcaaacccttcaccagcgTGAGGTGGTAGTTCGGACCTTTAGTGGGCAGAACTGGAGTGATCTGAGCACGAGagtgaagcagaagagaaaatcaAAG AAGCATGTGGCTCACTGTAGTGTCCTTCACTTCTCTTGGTTCCTCGTTGTGTCTCGACTTGTGCAAAATGAATGCAAAGTGCCAACAGAGGGGACGTTGCTCTTTTCCAGTGTGGATCCAAACATCAAAGTGATCTTTCCTCCTGGAGTCACTGAAGAGACTCGCAATGTCAAGCTGCAG GTGCTGCCCATCTCTGCAGAAGAGATTGAGGAAATCACAGCCGATGCAGGGTGCAGAGCCAGTCCCTTGCTCCGCCTCTCCCAGGACTCCCTGGTGGATTTTCTCAGGCCAGTGAGAATTCAGCTGCCCCTCCCACCTGGGGTCACAG GGCTAAATTTGGATCAGTCAAGGCTGCATCTTCTCCGTGGCGACCTGGAGGGCAAAACCTGGGATGACATTACCAGTCAGGTGGTGCTGGAATTCACTCATCTTTATGCAATATTTGAAGTCACTCACTTCTCATG GTACTGGCTGTGGTACACCACCAAGACCTACATTGGAGGCATTGCCAAGAAAGTCTATGAGCGGCTGCGTATGTACCAGGTGAACTTCATTgcgctgcagaggaagaaggacCCCGAGCAAGTCCTACTACAGTGTGTCCCCAAGCACAAG GTTGATCCAGTGCTGAAGAAGCTTCAGGACCGCTATCGAGGACCTGAGCCATCCGACATGGTGGAGATGTTTGAGGGAGAGCaattttttgcagcttttgagCGAGGCATCAGCATCGATATGG ATCGCCCTGACTGTGTGGATGGACGTCTCTCGTTTATTTTTTACTCCCACTTGAAGAACATGAAGGAAATCTATGTGACCTCCCCTGTAGACAGGAAAGGCCAAGCTGTAAAAGGCCAG GTCTCTTTCTACCGAGGGGCAGTTCCTGACAGCATCCCTGAAGAtgccagcaggaggaggaaaggaccAGACTCCCTCTGGCTTGCTACCTTGCCCATCAAACTGCCT CGATTGAAACCCCGCTGGGGTGAGAACCTAGGTCCCCCGAAtggcttctccttccctcccttgaACCTGGGCAACGCTGAGACTGGCTACCTGACACAGACAAACCTGCTGAGCATTGCCAGGCGTGTAGGAGCTGACTGGCAGACCATCGGCCTGAACCTCGGCTTGACATACCAGCAGATTGAACGCATAGGATACAATAACAG AGAGGACCTTGATAAGCAGATCCTGGACATGCTTTTCTCATGGGCTCAGCAAAACTCAGAGGATCCTGACTGTGTGAGCAAGCTGATTACAGCCATGAAAGAGAGTGGCCGCCAGGATATCGCTGATGAGGTTGAAACCATCATTGAGCTGGGACAGCAGAAATACAGGGAGTCCATCCGCCGGGTGGGCTtggagcaggagagcagcactgAGGACTCTGCATGA
- the RPLP2 gene encoding large ribosomal subunit protein P2 → MRYVAAYLLAVLGGNESPTSKDLKKILDSVGIETDDERMNKVISELNGKNIEDVIAQGNGKLASMPAGGAVAVSAGGGSAAPAAAAAPAAAEEKKEEKKEESEESDDDMGFGLFD, encoded by the exons ATGCGTTACGTCGCAGCTTACCTTCTAGCAGTCCTCGGTGGCAATGAGTCTCCCACATCAAAGGACTTGAAGAAGATCCTCGACAGCGTTGGCATTGAGACAGACGATGAACGCATGAACAAG GTTATTAGTGAGCTGAATGGAAAAAACATTGAGGATGTAATTGCTCAGG GTAATGGAAAACTTGCCAGCATgccagctggaggagctgtggcAGTCTCTGCTGGAgggggctctgctgctcccgctgctgctgctgcccctgctgctg ctgaggagaagaaagaagagaagaaggaggaatcTGAAGAATCTGACGATGACATGGGATTCGGCCTATTTGATTAA